A single region of the Triticum dicoccoides isolate Atlit2015 ecotype Zavitan chromosome 2B, WEW_v2.0, whole genome shotgun sequence genome encodes:
- the LOC119362189 gene encoding elongation factor 1-alpha-like — protein sequence MGKEKIHISIVVIGHVDSGKSTTTGHLIYKLGGIDKRVIERFEKEAAEMNKRSFKYAWVLDKLKAERERGITIDIALWKFETTKYSCTVIDAPGHRDFIKNMITGTSQADCAVLIIDSTTGGFEAGISKDGQTREHALLAFTLGVKQMICCCNKMDATTPKYSKARYEEIVKEVSSYLKKVGYNPDKVPFVPISGFEGDNMIERSTNLDWYKGPTLLEALDQINEPKRPSDKPLRLPLQDVYKIGGIGTVPVGRVETGVIKPGMVVTFGPTGLTTEVKSVEMHHESLLEALPGDNVGFNVKNVAVKDLKRGYVASNSKDDPAKEAANFTAQVIIMNHPGQISNGYAPVLDCHTSHIAVKFAEIQTKIDRRSGKEIEAAPKFLKNGDAGFVKMIPTKPMVVETFAQYPPLGRFAVRDMRQTVAVGVIKAVEKKDPTGAKVTKAAAKKK from the exons ATGGGAAAGGAGAAGATCCACATCAGCATTGTGGTCATTGGCCATGTCGACTCTGGCAAGTCAACCACGACTGGCCACCTCATCTACAAGCTTGGAGGCATTGACAAGCGTGTGATTGAGAGGTTTGAGAAGGAAGCCGCTGAGATGAACAAGAGGTCTTTCAAGTACGCCTGGGTGCTTGACAAGCTCAAGGCTGAGCGTGAGAGGGGTATCACCATTGATATTGCTCTCTGGAAGTTCGAGACCACCAAGTACTCCTGCACTGTCATTGATGCTCCTGGTCACCGTGATTTCATCAAGAACATGATCACTGGGACCTCCCAGGCTGATTGTGCTGTGCTTATCATTGACTCCACCACTGGTGGTTTTGAGGCTGGTATCTCCAAGGATGGCCAGACCCGTGAGCACGCTCTCCTTGCGTTCACTCTTGGTGTGAAGCAGATGATCTGCTGCTGCAACAAG atggatgccaccactcctAAGTACTCGAAGGCCCGTTATGAAGAAATTGTCAAGGAAGTCTCTTCATACCTGAAGAAGGTCGGTTACAACCCTGACAAGGTTCCCttcgttcccatctctgggttcgagGGTGACAACATGATTGAGAGGTCCACCAACCTTGACTGGTACAAGGGCCCCACCCTTCTTGAGGCCCTGGACCAGATCAATGAGCCCAAGAGGCCCTCCGACAAGCCCCTGCGTCTTCCCCTTCAGGACGTCTACAAGATTGGTGGCATTGGAACTGTGCCAGTGGGGCGTGTTGAGACTGGAGTCATCAAGCCAGGCATGGTTGTCACCTTTGGTCCTACTGGCCTGACCACTGAGGTGAAGTCTGTGGAGATGCACCACGAGTCTCTCCTGGAGGCGCTTCCTGGTGACAATGTCGGCTTCAACGTCAAGAACGTGGCCGTCAAGGATCTCAAGCGTGGATACGTCGCTTCCAACTCCAAGGACGACCCTGCCAAGGAGGCTGCCAACTTCACTGCCCAGGTCATCATCATGAACCACCCTGGCCAGATCAGCAACGGCTATGCCCCGGTGCTGGACTGCCACACGTCCCACATTGCTGTCAAGTTCGCTGAGATCCAGACCAAGATCGACCGGCGGTCTGGCAAGGAGATTGAGGCGGCGCCCAAGTTCCTGAAGAACGGTGATGCCGGGTTCGTCAAGATGATCCCCACCAAGCCCATGGTGGTGGAGACCTTCGCCCAGTACCCTCCCCTGGGCCGGTTTGCTGTGCGCGACATGAGGCAGACGGTTGCCGTGGGCGTTATCAAGGCCGTGGAGAAGAAGGATCCGACCGGCGCCAAGGTGACCAAGGCTGCGGCCAAGAAGAAATGA